The following are encoded in a window of Apis mellifera strain DH4 linkage group LG10, Amel_HAv3.1, whole genome shotgun sequence genomic DNA:
- the LOC413441 gene encoding dnaJ homolog subfamily C member 3, protein MYHCGLLLVLLDLSLDVVGSVSQLEIDRHLELGREFLAKGQLQDALSHYHAAVEGDPNNYLTYYKRGTVYLALGKAKFALLDLDRVLELKPDFTSARLQRGNVLLKQAQFEKAEADFRDVLAIEPQNSDAYNALYKIAPAQEDLLVVDRLKMNGDYTAAVHQITRVIEICPWSAELRQRRAELYEILEDYISAISDVRSTTKLQSDNTQGFLKLATLHYRLGQVEESLKEIRECLKLDPEHSKCFSFYKKVKKVAKLLMSATEYEDKRDYTNCIDSALPILKLEPQVINVRFLAHQLLCKCYTSNQEPTQAIKNCHEALKVRKEAAVYCDRAEAYLAAEMFDDAIRDFKEALEIDMSLQRAKQGLHKAQQRQKLSESRDYYKILGVPRTASKRDIIKAYRKAAQKWHPDNFQEGEEKKLAEKRFIDIAAAKEVLTDDEKRAKFDQGEDPLDPESGKHQQGFNPYQEFHHFHGSPFQFKFHFN, encoded by the exons ATGTATCATTGTGGTTTATTATTGGTCTTATTGGATCTGTCTTTAGATG TGGTTGGAAGTGTTTCTCAATTAGAAATTGACAGGCATTTGGAATTAGGTAGAGAATTTTTAGCAAAAGGACAATTACAGGATGCACTGTCACATTATCATGCAGCTGTTG aaggAGATCCAAATAACTATTTGACATATTATAAAAGGGGCACAGTATATCTAGCATTAGGTAAAGCTAAATTTGCACTTCTTGATCTTGATAGAGTTTTGGAATTGAAACCAGATTTTACTTCTGCAAGATTACAACGTGGTAATGTATTACTTAAACAAGCTCAGTTTGAAAAAGCAGAAGCAGATTTTCGAGATGtg ttagcAATTGAACCACAAAATTCAGATGCCTATAATGccttatataaaatagcaCCTGCCCAAGAAGATTTATTAGTTGTAGacagattaaaaatgaatggtGATTATACAGCAGCTGTGCATCAAATTACTAGAGTTATAGAAATATGTCCATGGTCAGCTGAACTTAGACAACGTAGAGctgaattatatgaaatacttGAAGATTATATTAGTGCTATTTCTGATGTACGTTCTACAACCAAATTACAATCTGACAATACAcaaggatttttaaaattagctaCTTTGCATTATCGTCTTGGACAAGTTGAAGAATCATTAAA ggagATTCGAGAATGTTTGAAACTTGATCCAGAACATTCaaaatgtttttcattttacaaaaaagttaaaaaggtagcaaaattattaatgtctgCAACAGAATATGAAGATAAAAGGGATTATACTAATTGTATAGATTCAGCCTTGCCTATACTTAAACTTGAACCGCAAGTAATCAATGTACGTTTCCTTGCTCATCAGCTTCTCTGTAAATGTTATACTAGTAATCAGGAACCAACTCAggcaattaaaaattgtcatgAAGCattaaaagtaagaaaagaaGCTGCAGTATATTGTGATAGAGCAGAAGCTTATCTTGCTGCTGAAATGTTTGATGATg ctaTTAGAGATTTTAAAGAGGCTTTAGAAATTGATATGAGTCTACAAAGAGCAAAGCAAGGTCTTCATAAAGCGCAACAAAGACAGAAACTTTCTGAATCtcgagattattataaaattttgggTGTGCCAAGAACAGCATCTAAACGTGATATTATCAAAGCATATAGAAAAGCTGCACAAAAGTGGCATCctgataattttcaagaaggagaagaaaagaaactagcagaaaaaagatttattgatATTGCAGCTGCCAAAGAAGTATTAACTGATGATGAAAAAAGAGCAAAATTCGACCAAGGGGAAGATCCATTAGATCCTGAATCAGGAAAACATCAACAAGGATTTAATCCCTATCAAGAGTTTCATCACTTCCATGGATCTCCCTTCcaatttaaattccattttaattaa
- the LOC410189 gene encoding 5'-nucleotidase domain-containing protein 3 isoform X2, with amino-acid sequence MLHTRTLAIAAASPVLVENILPSWLLRASSSHVVSMRSIGDRALNRGQISREIMLENYQKIREKYKSKKLPQDVNPKGVFSCNELDLKEVQVYGFDYDYTLACYKPSMDYLLYNLGRDMLIQKYKYPEGICNLEYKKDFAVRGLHYDIEKGLLLKLDSFLQIQFGTVYRGLHPVPDDEVLRLYKNRIIPIAYVEAPHKHSHETLHRTKMVQLADLFSVPEMGLLCNVTEYFLRNHIDYHPEILFRDVKNSVQSCHPIMHGLVVKNVSEYLEQNRDLKRFFDRLKRASKKMFLVTNSPFHFVDTGMKFLVGDNWKDYFDVVIVQARKPKFFTEESRPLRIYDEINKTQLWDRVTKLEKGVIYLEGTVKQLQDMTGWQGHQVLYFGDHPYSDLADVTLEHGWRTGAIIKELTHEIATLNNPKFKENANWLQMLTGLIEEHQDYEGPDVQTILNEWIQERDELRNEIKRVFNKQFGSVFRTYHNPTYFSRRLFRFADIYMSSITNLLEYSTSHTFYPRRGVMPHEYTSYFV; translated from the exons ATGCTGCACACGAGGACCCTCGCCATAGCTGCAGCATCGCCTGTTCTCGTTGAAAATATCTTACCGTCTTGGTTGCTTCGCGCGTCTAGCAGCCATGTTGTGTCCATGCGTTCCATTGGTGACCGTGCCCTTAATCGTGGTCAAATATCACGCGAGATCATGCTCGAAAATTACCAGAAGATACGTGAAAAGTACAAGT CCAAGAAACTTCCCCAAGACGTGAATCCGAAAGGAGTATTTTCTTGCAATGAGCTTGACTTGAAAGAAGTCCAAGTGTATGGATTTGATTATGATTATACCTTGGCTTGTTACAAGCCATCCATGgattatttattgtacaatCTTGGACGTGATATGcttattcaaaaatacaag TACCCCGAGGGAATCTGCAACCTCGAGTACAAGAAGGATTTCGCTGTTCGTGGCCTCCATTATGACATCGAAAAGGGTCTGCTGCTAAAACTCGACAGCTTCTTGCAAATTCAATTTGGCACCGTTTATCGCGGTTTACATCCAGTACCCGACGACGAGGTCCTTAGACTCTATAAAAACCGGATAATACCAATCGCTTATGTAGAGGCACCGCACAAACATTCTCAT gAAACGTTGCACCGGACAAAAATGGTTCAATTGGCCGACTTATTTTCGGTGCCAGAGATGGGCCTTCTATGTAACGTCACGGAATATTTCCTTAGAAATCATATCGATTATCATCCTGAAATACTTTTTAGAGATgtaaag AACTCTGTACAAAGTTGTCATCCTATAATGCATGGATTGGtagtaaaaaatgtttctgaaTATTTGGAACAAAATAGAGATTTGAAAAGATTCTTTGATCGACTTAAAAGGGCtagtaaaaaaatgtttctggTAACTAACAGTCCTTTCCATTTTGT tgATACTGGAATGAAATTCTTAGTTGGTGATAATTggaaagattattttgatGTAGTAATAGTACAAGCAAGGAAGCCAAAATTCTTTACAGAAGAATCTCGACCTCTCAGAATATATGATGAAATCAATAAAACACAGCTATGGGATCGAGTTACTAAACTTGAAAAAGGGGTTATCTATCTTGAA GGTACGGTTAAACAATTACAAGATATGACCGGATGGCAAGGACatcaagtattatattttggaGATCATCCTTATAGCGATCTTGCGGATGTAACTTTGGAACATGGTTGGCGAACTGGAGccataattaaagaattaacg caTGAAATTGCAACGttaaataatccaaaatttaaagaaaacgcAAATTGGTTACAAATGCTAACTGGATTAATTGAAGAACATCAAGATTATGAAGGGCCAGATGTACAAACGATACTCAACGAATGGATCCAGGAAAGAGATGAATTAAGAAACGAGATAAAACgagtatttaataaacaatttggaTCTGTGTTCAGAACATATCATAATCctacatatttttcaagaagacTTTTCAGATTTGCCGATATTTATATGAGTTCAATTACGAATCTGTTAGAATATTCAACAAGTCATACTTTTTATCCAAGAAGAGGTGTAATGCCACATGAATATACAAGTTATTtcgtataa
- the LOC410189 gene encoding 5'-nucleotidase domain-containing protein 3 isoform X1, producing the protein MLHTRTLAIAAASPVLVENILPSWLLRASSSHVVSMRSIGDRALNRGQISREIMLENYQKIREKYKSKKLPQDVNPKGVFSCNELDLKEVQVYGFDYDYTLACYKPSMDYLLYNLGRDMLIQKYKYPEGICNLEYKKDFAVRGLHYDIEKGLLLKLDSFLQIQFGTVYRGLHPVPDDEVLRLYKNRIIPIAYVEAPHKHSHKETLHRTKMVQLADLFSVPEMGLLCNVTEYFLRNHIDYHPEILFRDVKNSVQSCHPIMHGLVVKNVSEYLEQNRDLKRFFDRLKRASKKMFLVTNSPFHFVDTGMKFLVGDNWKDYFDVVIVQARKPKFFTEESRPLRIYDEINKTQLWDRVTKLEKGVIYLEGTVKQLQDMTGWQGHQVLYFGDHPYSDLADVTLEHGWRTGAIIKELTHEIATLNNPKFKENANWLQMLTGLIEEHQDYEGPDVQTILNEWIQERDELRNEIKRVFNKQFGSVFRTYHNPTYFSRRLFRFADIYMSSITNLLEYSTSHTFYPRRGVMPHEYTSYFV; encoded by the exons ATGCTGCACACGAGGACCCTCGCCATAGCTGCAGCATCGCCTGTTCTCGTTGAAAATATCTTACCGTCTTGGTTGCTTCGCGCGTCTAGCAGCCATGTTGTGTCCATGCGTTCCATTGGTGACCGTGCCCTTAATCGTGGTCAAATATCACGCGAGATCATGCTCGAAAATTACCAGAAGATACGTGAAAAGTACAAGT CCAAGAAACTTCCCCAAGACGTGAATCCGAAAGGAGTATTTTCTTGCAATGAGCTTGACTTGAAAGAAGTCCAAGTGTATGGATTTGATTATGATTATACCTTGGCTTGTTACAAGCCATCCATGgattatttattgtacaatCTTGGACGTGATATGcttattcaaaaatacaag TACCCCGAGGGAATCTGCAACCTCGAGTACAAGAAGGATTTCGCTGTTCGTGGCCTCCATTATGACATCGAAAAGGGTCTGCTGCTAAAACTCGACAGCTTCTTGCAAATTCAATTTGGCACCGTTTATCGCGGTTTACATCCAGTACCCGACGACGAGGTCCTTAGACTCTATAAAAACCGGATAATACCAATCGCTTATGTAGAGGCACCGCACAAACATTCTCAT aaa gAAACGTTGCACCGGACAAAAATGGTTCAATTGGCCGACTTATTTTCGGTGCCAGAGATGGGCCTTCTATGTAACGTCACGGAATATTTCCTTAGAAATCATATCGATTATCATCCTGAAATACTTTTTAGAGATgtaaag AACTCTGTACAAAGTTGTCATCCTATAATGCATGGATTGGtagtaaaaaatgtttctgaaTATTTGGAACAAAATAGAGATTTGAAAAGATTCTTTGATCGACTTAAAAGGGCtagtaaaaaaatgtttctggTAACTAACAGTCCTTTCCATTTTGT tgATACTGGAATGAAATTCTTAGTTGGTGATAATTggaaagattattttgatGTAGTAATAGTACAAGCAAGGAAGCCAAAATTCTTTACAGAAGAATCTCGACCTCTCAGAATATATGATGAAATCAATAAAACACAGCTATGGGATCGAGTTACTAAACTTGAAAAAGGGGTTATCTATCTTGAA GGTACGGTTAAACAATTACAAGATATGACCGGATGGCAAGGACatcaagtattatattttggaGATCATCCTTATAGCGATCTTGCGGATGTAACTTTGGAACATGGTTGGCGAACTGGAGccataattaaagaattaacg caTGAAATTGCAACGttaaataatccaaaatttaaagaaaacgcAAATTGGTTACAAATGCTAACTGGATTAATTGAAGAACATCAAGATTATGAAGGGCCAGATGTACAAACGATACTCAACGAATGGATCCAGGAAAGAGATGAATTAAGAAACGAGATAAAACgagtatttaataaacaatttggaTCTGTGTTCAGAACATATCATAATCctacatatttttcaagaagacTTTTCAGATTTGCCGATATTTATATGAGTTCAATTACGAATCTGTTAGAATATTCAACAAGTCATACTTTTTATCCAAGAAGAGGTGTAATGCCACATGAATATACAAGTTATTtcgtataa